A single Natrinema pellirubrum DSM 15624 DNA region contains:
- a CDS encoding IS4-like element ISH32 family transposase — protein sequence MDSVTYSPPDSVIVDRIQRAFPSDELRERARATNLVERERKFDAVALFYTLSLGFAAGSDRSVQAFLERFVEMSDCDELSYATFHGWFSPPFVALLREILDDAIENLDTRNADLSGRLERFRDVLIADGSIVSLYQDAADVYAATGDDQAGLKLHLTESLSTGLPTRYRTTDAKTQERSQLPTGEWVAGALVLLDLGFYDFWLFDRIDQNNGWFVSRVKDDANFEIVEELRTWRGNSIPLEGESLQDVLDDLQRQEIDVRITLSFERKRGSCTSTTRTFRLVGVWNEDTEEYHLYLTNLSKDDYSAPDIAQLYRARWEIELLFKELKSRFGLDEINTTDPYIIEALVIMAAISLLMSRVIVDELRKLDVKQRESADDATASSPQLPRRRCSHAVERHSHLIQLYVMLDLGYELPDLDELLLWASRDPNPHRPRLREQVESGEFW from the coding sequence GTGGATAGTGTGACTTACTCCCCACCGGATTCAGTGATTGTTGATCGGATTCAAAGAGCGTTTCCCTCCGATGAGTTGCGCGAGCGCGCTCGCGCAACGAATCTCGTCGAGCGTGAACGGAAATTCGACGCTGTTGCGCTGTTCTACACGCTTTCACTTGGCTTCGCTGCTGGGTCAGACCGATCTGTACAGGCTTTTCTCGAACGATTCGTCGAAATGTCCGACTGCGATGAACTCTCCTATGCAACCTTCCACGGGTGGTTCTCTCCACCGTTCGTTGCACTCCTTCGAGAGATTCTCGATGATGCCATCGAGAATCTCGATACCAGAAATGCCGACCTTAGCGGACGTCTCGAACGCTTTCGAGACGTCCTCATTGCCGATGGGAGCATTGTTTCTCTCTATCAAGACGCCGCGGATGTGTACGCTGCGACCGGTGACGATCAGGCCGGTCTGAAACTTCACCTAACAGAATCACTCTCAACTGGCCTTCCAACACGGTACCGAACAACTGACGCTAAAACCCAAGAACGGAGCCAGCTACCCACCGGCGAGTGGGTAGCTGGCGCACTTGTCTTGCTCGATCTCGGTTTCTACGACTTCTGGTTGTTCGACCGCATCGACCAGAATAACGGCTGGTTCGTCTCCCGTGTGAAAGACGACGCAAACTTCGAGATCGTCGAAGAGCTCCGGACGTGGCGGGGGAACAGTATCCCGCTCGAAGGAGAGTCGCTGCAGGACGTCCTTGACGACCTGCAGCGACAGGAAATCGATGTTCGCATCACCCTCTCGTTCGAGCGAAAGCGAGGGTCGTGCACCAGCACGACCCGAACGTTCCGACTGGTCGGTGTTTGGAACGAGGATACTGAAGAGTACCATCTCTATTTGACAAATCTCTCGAAAGACGACTATAGTGCGCCCGATATCGCACAGCTCTATCGGGCGCGCTGGGAAATAGAATTATTGTTCAAAGAACTGAAATCACGCTTCGGACTTGACGAAATCAACACGACCGATCCGTACATCATCGAAGCTCTGGTCATCATGGCCGCAATCTCACTGCTGATGAGCCGTGTTATCGTCGATGAACTCCGGAAACTGGACGTGAAACAACGGGAAAGCGCCGACGACGCCACAGCGTCGTCGCCGCAACTTCCTCGTCGACGATGTTCTCACGCTGTCGAACGCCATTCACACCTGATTCAGTTGTACGTGATGCTCGATTTAGGGTACGAACTTCCGGATTTAGATGAGTTGTTGCTGTGGGCTTCACGTGATCCAAATCCGCATCGACCGCGGTTACGTGAGCAGGTTGAGTCAGGCGAGTTCTGGTAA
- a CDS encoding IS1595-like element ISNpe22 family transposase, whose protein sequence is MIPLDVFGSESVAADLLQQVRWRDGVSCPRCRSDRTVRNGSYGHFQRYLCKDCGRTFNDKTGTIFAHSKIALRKWLFSIYAFLRFNTSLRQLQCEIEVTYKTIHRRVERFAEALDVPSLDLRGPVEIDEFYVSAGLKGRERDRWSRSRGLSRRGRGTYDQDKPPVFVLVDRSTEQRYVVPAKSADESTIRLLLAERQQEPLTVYTDGFSAYDPLEEDEQFDREYVVHGDGEYADDAVHVNTCESHASLARRWLSPHRGISKDRLTQYLRAFQLRRELYRKPGREALKHAVKATL, encoded by the coding sequence ATGATTCCGCTAGATGTGTTTGGGTCGGAATCGGTCGCAGCGGACCTGCTCCAACAGGTTCGCTGGCGTGACGGCGTTTCCTGTCCTCGCTGCCGTTCTGACCGAACGGTCAGAAACGGCAGCTACGGGCACTTTCAGCGGTATCTCTGTAAGGATTGCGGCCGCACGTTCAACGATAAGACCGGCACGATCTTCGCTCACTCGAAGATTGCGCTCCGCAAGTGGCTGTTTTCGATCTACGCGTTTTTGCGGTTTAACACGAGTCTCAGGCAGTTACAGTGCGAAATCGAGGTCACCTACAAAACGATCCACAGGCGTGTCGAGCGCTTCGCCGAAGCGCTTGACGTGCCGTCACTCGATCTCCGTGGCCCGGTCGAAATTGACGAGTTCTACGTCTCTGCCGGCTTGAAAGGCCGCGAGCGCGACCGCTGGTCGCGCTCTCGCGGCCTCTCTCGACGCGGGCGCGGAACATATGACCAGGACAAACCGCCCGTGTTCGTCCTCGTGGATCGTAGCACCGAGCAGCGGTACGTTGTGCCGGCGAAATCCGCAGACGAATCGACGATCCGGCTCCTGCTGGCTGAGCGCCAGCAGGAGCCTCTCACCGTCTATACCGACGGATTTAGCGCGTACGATCCGCTTGAAGAAGACGAGCAATTCGACCGCGAATACGTCGTTCACGGAGACGGTGAGTACGCCGATGACGCAGTCCACGTGAACACCTGCGAGAGCCACGCGTCGCTGGCGCGACGGTGGCTCTCGCCGCATCGAGGCATCTCAAAAGATCGTCTCACACAGTATCTCCGAGCGTTCCAACTCAGACGAGAACTCTACCGCAAACCCGGACGAGAAGCGCTCAAACACGCCGTTAAAGCCACTCTCTGA
- a CDS encoding HalOD1 output domain-containing protein, whose protein sequence is MQSLETTAVSLSEGEQLSMAVIDLVSRLEDADPTALEPLYDAIDPDLLDSLPDAAGFESLVFDYHGYSIRATADDEGVRVALEDSAAPERGR, encoded by the coding sequence ATGCAATCGCTCGAGACGACAGCCGTTTCTCTCAGTGAAGGCGAGCAGCTCAGTATGGCCGTCATCGACCTCGTCTCCCGACTCGAGGATGCCGATCCAACGGCGCTCGAACCGCTCTACGACGCGATCGATCCCGACCTGCTGGACTCGCTACCCGACGCCGCGGGCTTCGAGAGTCTTGTGTTCGACTATCACGGCTATTCGATCAGGGCCACGGCCGACGACGAGGGAGTTCGAGTCGCGCTCGAGGACTCGGCCGCGCCCGAACGCGGGCGGTGA
- the gnd gene encoding phosphogluconate dehydrogenase (NAD(+)-dependent, decarboxylating): MQLGVIGLGRMGQIVVDRTLAAGHDVVAFDLDEEAVATAADAGATPADSIDDLLERLGADKRIWLMVPAGEAVDVTLEELAPHLDGDDVVVDGGNSYFEDSVRRAESCPAAYLDCGTSGGPAGAELGFSLMVGGPQWAYDELEPVFDAVATGPDGHGRMGPAGSGHYVKMIHNGVEYALMQAYGEGFELLHEGRYDLDLESVASVWNNGAVIRSWLLELCEEAFREEGSDLGTVADRVEGGSTGTWTVQEALEQEVPLPLIYTALSERFGSRADDGRFSRRLANRLRYGFGRHEVPRRE, translated from the coding sequence ATGCAACTGGGCGTAATCGGACTCGGCCGAATGGGACAGATCGTCGTCGACCGAACCCTCGCGGCGGGCCACGACGTGGTCGCCTTCGACCTCGACGAGGAAGCCGTCGCGACGGCCGCCGACGCGGGCGCGACCCCCGCCGACTCCATCGACGACCTCCTCGAGCGGCTGGGCGCGGACAAGCGCATCTGGCTGATGGTCCCCGCCGGCGAGGCGGTCGACGTCACCCTCGAGGAACTCGCGCCCCACCTCGACGGCGACGACGTCGTGGTCGACGGCGGCAACTCCTACTTCGAGGACTCGGTGCGCCGCGCGGAGTCCTGCCCCGCGGCCTACCTCGACTGTGGCACCTCCGGCGGCCCCGCCGGTGCGGAACTGGGCTTTTCCCTGATGGTCGGCGGCCCCCAGTGGGCCTACGACGAACTCGAGCCGGTCTTCGACGCCGTCGCGACGGGCCCGGACGGCCACGGCCGGATGGGGCCCGCCGGCTCCGGCCACTACGTCAAGATGATCCACAACGGCGTCGAGTACGCCCTGATGCAGGCCTACGGCGAGGGGTTCGAACTGCTCCACGAGGGCCGGTACGACCTCGACCTCGAATCGGTCGCGTCGGTCTGGAACAACGGCGCGGTGATCCGCTCGTGGCTGCTGGAACTCTGCGAGGAGGCCTTCCGCGAGGAGGGCAGCGATCTCGGCACCGTCGCCGACCGCGTCGAGGGCGGCTCGACCGGCACCTGGACCGTCCAGGAGGCCCTCGAGCAGGAGGTCCCGCTGCCGCTGATCTACACCGCCCTCTCCGAGCGGTTCGGCTCGCGGGCCGACGACGGCCGGTTCTCGCGCCGGCTCGCAAACCGCCTGCGATACGGCTTCGGTCGCCACGAGGTTCCCCGGCGGGAGTGA